attttaaaaGGGGACATTTTTGTTTCTCCAAAAAGGATGAAATCAAATAAAACAGAATAGAACCACTCTATTGTTTAGATTTTAatgacaaaaatacaaaaaataaaataaaatcgtaTAGGTATATCTTTCTCGATCTCTCTTAGTGCAACTATACAAGTGCTTCTCAATTGTTCCCTACtttcaagtatattttcaaTTTGCATTGCAGTTGTTTTACTTGTGTTACTAGTAAGTTGCATTACACTTGTTGCTCAAGTAATGACTAGCCTTGAATAGAGCATTCCTTTTTCCTTATGCTTTTGTTCATGCTATTATCAGAATAATAAAATCTtggattataaaaaaataaaaagataaaaactagtAGTTTGTTAGTTAATTGTTGATAGTTGATAGAAAATTAATAGTTTGATATAAGGTTAACCCAATGAATGGAAAAGGGTGAAGGGGGGAGGGGGAGTGGTTGGTTCGAATCCTTCAACTGACATTTCTAACAATCTaacatttgctgataaaaaaaaagtaaataaaaaagatgagaCTATTAGCACGTTCAAGAGTCCATCAAGCCAGGGGCTAAGGTTATTAGTTTTTATGGATGAAGACATTGGCTATGTATGTACATACGATCAATAAGAAGAGGTAAAGAGCATCTATATCTGTATTTTGtacaaaatgaaaagtaaaagaaaggaACAATGCAATCAATGAGGTGAAGATGAATTGGACATTGCTGCCGAGACTTTACAAATAGGGCACCAGTTCTTATGCCGCAACCACTCCTGTATGCAAACCACATGAAATCTATGTTCACATTGCAGATCCCCAACTTCATCTCCAACAACATATTCCTCCTGCACATTAAAGTAAATGTATCCAAACCAGATATTGTAATAAAATGAGAGTTTGATTTATTTACACTGTCAACCAATCAGAAATCATATTATAGTGGAAATCTACACTAAACCTCAACATGTTCctcttttgagaaaataaaagagaaacacAATTCCCAATGCCTATTCTCTCTCCTAGAAAGGAAGGCGTAAGGCTTTAGAGTACAAATTAGATGTAGAAAGGAAAATGTTTTTGTTATGTCCAAAGCGGGGTAACATTTGTTGTGTCCCCTTtgttttttgataaatattatagAAAAGTATGTgtatgaaaaagataaaaaggtaAGATAGAGATAATTGTATAGAGTGCTAATTATTTGATATAGAAATCAAACGCAGGAATAACATCAGTGACACTTTAAGGTTTACATGAGTCTGACAGCATTAGTGGCTAGTCTTAGATTACTTCTATTTGTGCAAATGTCGGAGACTTATTATACatgaaataactaaaataactggctttagtttaaaatatttcaagcCCTGTTTGGATAAGGTTTTCATTAAGCACTtatataagaagaaaattagactgtaaaatgaattgaatttctCCTCCTATAAGTTACAATTAgtttatgcataagttaaaataagCTCGTgtcaaaaaaagaagttaaaataaGCTTTTGAAAAggttaaaatgataaaaatttctATAAATTGGCTAAtgcaaaaactaattttaatttataagagaaGCTTAatcttttcttctcctataagtaCTTATTGAAACATTTATCCAAACAGGGCCTTAGTATAGCTAGATACTAATGGAGCCTTTACAGTGCTATGCATAATAGTTTCTCTAAGCTTGAGACTGAAAATGACTGTCCCTTCATCAACAGACCATTTAGTTTCTCTCGAACCAGATATGCagatatcaattaaaatttgtcaAGTTGAATCCTAGTAACACAAGCAGATGCATTTAAACCATGATGATGTATAATGACACCCATTTGCCATGTGAGCATCATCCTTGCAAAAGTTTTAATAAATGTTATGTAAAAACCTGGCAAATGCAGCATTTGATATCATCCTTATCCTCATTACAACACTCATGTGTATATGCAGACTGATATATACTTCTTTTAAGACATTCAGCAAATGCTTCCTCCGGCAAAGCGGTGCTCACAGTTCCCATCCTCTCTTCTAGAGCTAAAAGTTCCTGTCATCAATCAGAAACTTTTGGAGCTAAGATAAcactagaaaaagaaaacttataGATTTTTAATACCAAGCATGCTACATCATTAAGGATAGTAGTCCCTTCTCAAAGCCACCTAGTTCGACAAGTTACATTTCCAACCTCTCTCCTTTAACATACTACCTAGTACCTATAAACATCAATTAGAGTAAGCTTCTAATCCCCCAATATTACTTTTAGAAACGTGTtctaaagaatatttttatccAAAACTGTTGTATCATACAGCCCACAAAGCACAAACCATTCtaaatttgatgaaagaaaaggaaataagaAACTGATTTGTAGAGCCTTATGGCATTAAAATACCTCATAGGACATGTTATCAATATCCAACCGCATGCCTCTGTGGTGATCATAAAAGTTTAATCCATTGAGGAATAAGTTGGTCTCCAACAAAAGAATTTGCTGCAAAGACACGAGACGAAAAGTTGTCAAATAACTGCCCAGCTAAGTTGAGTTAACTTTTAGTCAAGAATTACCTCATGGGTTAGTTCTGCATCTTGTTCAATCCTCTCAAGTGCCAATAATACCTACATACAATAAAATATAGTACTTTATTTTAGGCTCTCTCGTCAAAGACCATGATATTAAATATGTTCTCCTCTACTATGTTCAAACTGAAAATCACCTCTGCAATACCACCCATATTGTAATGTCCAAAGCTATCTCTATTTATTAGAGAATGAGTGATGTCATCTTCAGCAGGAGACACAGGCATAACACCACTTAACTGCTCACTGCTATTGCCTGGTCTACCATAAGAGCTTGAGCCACTTAAAGGAGTCTCCATAGAAGTATGATATGAAAAGCCAGGAGCATTAAGATCACCAGAATGAGGTGAAAGGGGTACAATAACAGGGGACTCACTGGTTGGCAAAGGGTTTTCATTTCCTTGGCTAGAAAACCTTGCCCTGGCTTGACCACTAATTGATCTTGGAGTTCTTACTGATGCCACGCTGGTGTTCCGGTGAGAAGGAATATTTCTAGATCTTCTTGAGTTGGATATAGATATGCCATTTCTGGAGCCAAAATTCCTTCCTTCCAGTGAAGACCCAGTGATATTCTTCCCCCTACCAGTGGAACTATCTCCCCCTTCACAGTTTCCCTTTTTTATTGTATCCTTCCTTCTATTAAGGCTTGAATCTGATGATGAACAACCAGATCGGACGACATCAGATATAGAGTTGCATTTGAGGTTCCTTAACCCATAACTGCTGGAAACAGCCTGTCTCACTGCACCAGTGCTTTTAATTTCTTGCCCACGCAATCCAGCTCTTTGATTTAAATTCCTTTGAGATCTAGTATTTGATACTGCACTGGAACTTCCTACTTCCATCAATATTGCATTACTAGACTCTGTATTTTCCCCTTCAGCTAGAGGCCCTCTCCGAATTTCTTCTGTTGGAGGGATGAGCTCTGAAAATTCTGGTCCATCCTGTACACTACTAGTTTCAGATGAATCTGCCTCAAACTGAGAGGATAATGTTTTCCTAGGTTCTAAAAGTCGTTTGGCTGGGTTACTAGTAGTTCTAGAGGAACTTCCAATTGCTCCCTTGCTACTTGAAGAGGACTGGTATGAAGGCCTCAAAGATTTACCTTTTTCAGAACATCTGACTTGAGCAACTTTGGGAAGATTGGCTCGGCTACTGCAACCCAATCGGCTACAAATTTGACGATTTCGATCTCTAGTATTAGCAGTATCTCTAAATACATGGCTCATTCCCTTTCTAGGGAATACCATCCCATCTACACCTCTTTTACCAGAATACTCATCCATCAATTGTTTATTAGCTTCAAATCTGCAACACAATGACATGAAATAGTAGTAATCAGATAATCAAAGACTATACAGGGGCATGATATTAGAGAAAATCATGAGGATGGAAGTAGCAGCAACTGGTAAGCATAAAATAACATACAATCTTTCAAGATTGTCAAAAGCAGAATATAGATTGTATgtgaaaatagttttaaatgatTCTCAATGATGATTTATAAGCATAATCAAGTTGCAACTTAACACACTCCCCCAAACTAGAAGCCCTACTTGCACAACATAAATTTGAAGTTTGGAATTTGGACTACAATCAAGAAAGTAGGAATTTCCcacttttatgattttgaataaGCTTTATAAATTAAATGGCATATCTAGAAATCATCCAAACTTGTCAtgtataataactatttttttgtaataattccTTATTTGTAATCTTCATTATTTGAATTGGAAGAAAGCTCTTACATCAAGCATACACAATAATCTTCATTTTTAAAGCATATTGCTTGAACAAGCTAATATA
The genomic region above belongs to Glycine max cultivar Williams 82 chromosome 14, Glycine_max_v4.0, whole genome shotgun sequence and contains:
- the LOC100812055 gene encoding E3 ubiquitin-protein ligase MBR2 isoform X1, whose translation is MLSTSALDHSHTFCTFPSPSLFSKHFFSFSLKLFFLFLRPKKNNTITTSTTINTNNSSIRFEANKQLMDEYSGKRGVDGMVFPRKGMSHVFRDTANTRDRNRQICSRLGCSSRANLPKVAQVRCSEKGKSLRPSYQSSSSSKGAIGSSSRTTSNPAKRLLEPRKTLSSQFEADSSETSSVQDGPEFSELIPPTEEIRRGPLAEGENTESSNAILMEVGSSSAVSNTRSQRNLNQRAGLRGQEIKSTGAVRQAVSSSYGLRNLKCNSISDVVRSGCSSSDSSLNRRKDTIKKGNCEGGDSSTGRGKNITGSSLEGRNFGSRNGISISNSRRSRNIPSHRNTSVASVRTPRSISGQARARFSSQGNENPLPTSESPVIVPLSPHSGDLNAPGFSYHTSMETPLSGSSSYGRPGNSSEQLSGVMPVSPAEDDITHSLINRDSFGHYNMGGIAEVLLALERIEQDAELTHEQILLLETNLFLNGLNFYDHHRGMRLDIDNMSYEELLALEERMGTVSTALPEEAFAECLKRSIYQSAYTHECCNEDKDDIKCCICQEEYVVGDEVGDLQCEHRFHVVCIQEWLRHKNWCPICKVSAAMSNSSSPH
- the LOC100812055 gene encoding probable E3 ubiquitin-protein ligase RHG1A isoform X2 codes for the protein MGSNPETASLHMQGFEANKQLMDEYSGKRGVDGMVFPRKGMSHVFRDTANTRDRNRQICSRLGCSSRANLPKVAQVRCSEKGKSLRPSYQSSSSSKGAIGSSSRTTSNPAKRLLEPRKTLSSQFEADSSETSSVQDGPEFSELIPPTEEIRRGPLAEGENTESSNAILMEVGSSSAVSNTRSQRNLNQRAGLRGQEIKSTGAVRQAVSSSYGLRNLKCNSISDVVRSGCSSSDSSLNRRKDTIKKGNCEGGDSSTGRGKNITGSSLEGRNFGSRNGISISNSRRSRNIPSHRNTSVASVRTPRSISGQARARFSSQGNENPLPTSESPVIVPLSPHSGDLNAPGFSYHTSMETPLSGSSSYGRPGNSSEQLSGVMPVSPAEDDITHSLINRDSFGHYNMGGIAEVLLALERIEQDAELTHEQILLLETNLFLNGLNFYDHHRGMRLDIDNMSYEELLALEERMGTVSTALPEEAFAECLKRSIYQSAYTHECCNEDKDDIKCCICQEEYVVGDEVGDLQCEHRFHVVCIQEWLRHKNWCPICKVSAAMSNSSSPH
- the LOC100812055 gene encoding E3 ubiquitin-protein ligase MBR2 isoform X4, which gives rise to MLSTSALDHSHTFCTFPSPSLFSKHFFSFSLKLFFLFLRPKKNNTITTSTTINTNNSSIRFEANKQLMDEYSGKRGVDGMVFPRKGMSHVFRDTANTRDRNRQICSRLGCSSRANLPKVAQVRCSEKGKSLRPSYQSSSSSKGAIGSSSRTTSNPAKRLLEPRKTLSSQFEADSSETSSVQDGPEFSELIPPTEEIRRGPLAEGENTESSNAILMEVGSSSAVSNTRSQRNLNQRAGLRGQEIKSTGAVRQAVSSSYGLRNLKCNSISDVVRSGCSSSDSSLNRRKDTIKKGNCEGGDSSTGRGKNITGSSLEGRNFGSRNGISISNSRRSRNIPSHRNTSVASVRTPRSISGQARARFSSQGNENPLPTSESPVIVPLSPHSGDLNAPGFSYHTSMETPLSGSSSYGRPGNSSEQLSGVMPVSPAEDDITHSLINRDSFGHYNMGGIAEVLLALERIEQDAELTHEQILLLETNLFLNGLNFYDHHRGMRLDIDNMSYEELLALEERMGTVSTALPEEAFAECLKRRGICCWR
- the LOC100812055 gene encoding E3 ubiquitin-protein ligase MBR2 isoform X3, whose translation is MLSTSALDHSHTFCTFPSPSLFSKHFFSFSLKLFFLFLRPKKNNTITTSTTINTNNSSIRFEANKQLMDEYSGKRGVDGMVFPRKGMSHVFRDTANTRDRNRQICSRLGCSSRANLPKVAQVRCSEKGKSLRPSYQSSSSSKGAIGSSSRTTSNPAKRLLEPRKTLSSQFEADSSETSSVQDGPEFSELIPPTEEIRRGPLAEGENTESSNAILMEVGSSSAVSNTRSQRNLNQRAGLRGQEIKSTGAVRQAVSSSYGLRNLKCNSISDVVRSGCSSSDSSLNRRKDTIKKGNCEGGDSSTGRGKNITGSSLEGRNFGSRNGISISNSRRSRNIPSHRNTSVASVRTPRSISGQARARFSSQGNENPLPTSESPVIVPLSPHSGDLNAPGFSYHTSMETPLSGSSSYGRPGNSSEQLSGVMPVSPAEDDITHSLINRDSFGHYNMGGIAEVLLALERIEQDAELTHEQILLLETNLFLNGLNFYDHHRGMRLDIDNMSYEEEYVVGDEVGDLQCEHRFHVVCIQEWLRHKNWCPICKVSAAMSNSSSPH